aacacatgACCTGTGATTAGACTTCAGTGCAATACAGCAGCAAGTGATGTGCTTGCGAACAATAAATTGTTGTGTACGTTCAGTGAAGCTTAATGGGGTTGCAGATCATTTAAAGAAAGAGCTGAACACTGAACAGTAGTAGCTCGGAATCCCTTACGTCAAACAAACCGGAGGACCGAGCCTTGCATCTGTCTCTGTTTACATAAGGTTTATTATGTCAATCCAAAACACATGCAAAGTAGTGAAACCTCCACTTGCTGACTACTGAATGAACTCATAAGCCTTGGACTGTGGGGTAACAAGTAGTTAACGTCTCTCATGTGAGGCAGAAAGATGCAGACGGGCACACAACAGTAAGACAGGTTATGCATTACATATGGAACCTACTGAGTTGACCAGATACTACACGCACGGCTGCTTAAAAGGGTGGCTCAAATGAAGTCCAGCAACTTCTGCTTAACTTTGCATATACACAAATAACTGATGTATGACAGCAAGGTTTGGAACAACCACTTTGCTCAGGGTACTActgcgtttttttttttttagacatgATGTGGCCAGTGTCTTTGTATTGTACTCTTGAGTATTGAGGTGAAGGTGTAAAAGGGATGCTCTGATATACAGGTGATATCAAGCTGGGACAAGGGGTGGGCAGCACTACTTATTGTattgtgaaaacatctttaaaaagttGGGTGGGGTAGATTATTCATGCCCTTCACACTGAGGtcaatgtgacacacacatgttgtcagGTGATGGCTGCAACACACTCATGACAGCAGCAACATTACTCAATAAGACTATGGTCCCCTGAAAAAGGGTGAAGAGGCCAAACAAGCTGGGCTTTCAAAACGGGCAGTGTGATGCTTTCAGGTGCCTTCACAGGAACGTAGCTGTCTGCTGTAACGTGGGTACCTGGGTTGGACTACCAAAGCTACGTCTGCTGCAACAACTCACTACATTAGTCAAGACTTTCCGTGCGCTTACATGCTATGACGTTGGTTTAATCTAAACCTAAAATGTCGGTGGACATTAAGTTCAACTCGTTAAACTAGCGGGGCCATCCAGCTAGCTAGCAGGCtagcaacatgcagcagcagaattATGAAAGACAGGACAGGCTCTGTTCAAAATAGCAGCGATATGGCACCACCTTTCCGTTCTCTTATCTTCCTCGGGATTTGGAAATTTTTCCGTGGCAGCTCTTCGCTCGGTCTCTTGCCTGGCAAGGCAGAACTGCTAAAGCTCCGGGCATCAGTATGCACGCTCCTCCGCCGCTCAGGGGCTTCTTGTTCGGGCATTACACAGTCTCCACATCCAGGCTGATCGCCATTTTGGTTGGCTGTGGCCGAGGTGGCGGCTGATTTCTTCGGGGGTTCGCCACCCTCCAGCTGGAGATCGTCCGTCTCGGTACATTCTGAGTCCCTTTTCCCCGCCGCGTTGGGGTTCAGGGCCATTTTCGGGCACCGTGCACGTATAACGGGCAATGTAGCTCTAACGATTACGGCGccgcttcacacacacacactcctcctcaCCCAGCCTCCGCCATTGTGAAAATGACGTACACGTTCTTCTCCACCACTGCAAAACGCTGCCGTCACGATGTTTACAAACGCCACCCAGCGGCGGGGGGGGTGTACTGCGAGACTTTATGTAGTGACGGACGTGTGAGTGAACATGGCGGTGAAAGAAACTATAATAACATGCAGCCTAATGTTTACTAATCTTAGCCACATTCTTTATTCATGAGGCAACATTGACCCCACCCATCATCACGTGCTACTATAATGAAACTTAACtttatgtgtaaaatatttatttatattattataacatgaTCTGACCAATGGAATGTCTTTATAATTAACAATCgcttaatcaatattttaatattattttaatttagttctggttattttttatgttttattctgcttAATACAATTTTTGTATTAGAcctgtgtaaatgttttatgccTCATGTGGGGGGGTCTGTTGAGTCTAGAGGAtgaacattttgtaattataatgattgtcttattttttaattctttgtgtgaataaaataaaactttgggGCAAATATGTGAAATCCTGCCGTGAAACAATGAATGCCCAGGCTAGACATAATTACTACATTTTTAACATCTTCTTTTTGCATCACTAtgcaacattttttattcacatattTAAGGCCTATTTCCCCACACCTTTACCTCAGACACTGAGATGGCTAGTAGATGTACTTACTGTAAAACCATGTACTGTATACCTAAAACCTACTCTTGTAATACTGCATTCTACCACAAGGTGACGACAAAGAGGCAGAGATCCATCtcacaagaaagaaagacattttaaatgtttttgatttggtTGTAAACCTTTTATATCATACTGGTGTTCTGCTTTCATACCATCTCTCCCTTCAATTTCATGTATTCACATTATAAAGTCGAGAACTCTTTCTAGGTACTTTCTAGGTTACGAGATTCTaggtatgaaataataataattataataataataacattattatcaaGGATGTCACTATAACGAGGCATTGTagctttttaaaacacagaacTCCAAAGCCCATACAGTTTTGTGTAAATAATGCAACGCTTAAAGTACATAATACATGTACTTGAAAAACATCTCCAAAACACTGTGTTTTCACTATGGGTTCACCATGCTTCCCCTGCTGTAGACGTCATACTCCTTGTAGCGTATGTAATCTTTCagcctgggaggaagaggaaggaagctGATGAAAACTGGGGATCTCAAGCGCAGGTGACTGAGATGCTGCCTTATCCGCAACCGACACAGGTGCTTCAGGCCCCGGGGATTTCctgaatgtaaataaagtcaATGAATGCACGTAATGTGATCAATACACTTTAGTTGACAGGTGGAAAATACCTAAACACGGATCAGTTCTCACTTTGAATGTGACAGATCTCCTGCCACTGTTTCTGCTCCTCCAAGGCTTCCTTAAGTTTGGTGCAGAAGGAGACGTGGTCGGTGTAGTCGAGCATCATGCGCACCACCTGAGCAGATAAGTGCTTAAGCCAGGACACTGTTATCACCTCGCAGAACTAGGAGACAAACAAAGACTCAAGTGGCAGTCAAAGCAAAACCTTGACAGAAAGTGTTACTCAACTGGTTTCCATGTTTTCATATCGCTTCAATTCTTCACAccactttctctctcagacGAGCTTCTCCTCACCACCAGGTCTTTGATGATAGAGGTCGTCCAAGGAGCGTAGTCATGGGAACTGTCACCGTACGGACAGTCAAAGCAACGCTTGACATCATACCCATGGTTCAGAATCATTCTCAGCATGACCTCGTCTTTAAAGGCGTACTGCAGTGCTGACGGGAAGTGAGTGGTGTTGACACGGGAGTAGTAGTTTACATTTGCCCCAAACTTCAGCAACATGTTGATTAATTCATAGTTGCCCTGTCTAAGAGCCACCTGCAAACAGTTGATAGGATCCTGGTTCACCATCGCCCCAGCCTCTAACAACAAGCGGGCGCACTGAAGATCATTGTTGGACACAGCAAAAAAGAGGGCAGACCTGCGCTCGTCATCATAGTTGCAGCGCACCCTTGGGTGCAGCATGAAGTTTGGATCGTAATCAGCTTTGAGCAGCATCTCCACACATTGGGCATGTCCCCCAGCGGCTGCAGAATGGAGAGGACTCATCCCACCTTCCTTTACAGCGTCCAGCCTAGTGACCGGGATGAGGTGCTCCAGTGCCCTGTCAAAGAAGAGTGCTCATTTAAGAACATGACAGCGGttcaaactttatttgaaaAGTGGGAAAGTTAGATGTTGTAACATAGATATTCCTCCTCACAGTATGTGTCCATGGTAGGCCACGCGGTGAATTGGCATATGACCATTGTAAAGAGGTATGTTGGGATCTGCTCCATGCTCCAGCAGCAAGGAGATCATGTCGGGGTTTCCTGATGCTGCTGCATCAAACAGGACCGGGCCTGACTCTGATTCACACCACACATGGGCTCCTACAAAATGAATACAGATACTATAAGAATTTTCCTTTAACAGGCGATCTTCAGACCTGGAAAACAGTATGGAAAGATtcatttgttaaaaaataaaacacacatatcaCAGTATTGTGTGAATCTTTGTTTTCAAATTTTTATGAAAAGCAAAATTGCAAAGTGTTTCACTACTGCACAATAAATTGTCAGATTAACTCAATAAATAATGGGACCCAGATACGTTTGAAAGCCAAAGTGGAGGTTAAATCACCTTATCTCGTATACCTTTTTCTAACAGGACCTCCACCACGTTCAGATGTCCATTCTGTGCAGCCAGAGCCAGTGGAGTTTTCTTTTTGACGTCGCATGCATTTGGGTTGGCGCCAGATTCTAAGAGCAGATAGACAAAGTTCTCCAGGCCTAAAAAGGCGGACTCGTGTAGAGCTGTCCTGTTTAGTGGTCCTGCTTGGTCTACTTTGGCCCTGTAGCGAAGCAATAGCGTGGCCAGATCGTACTGGTCATTCAGAATAGCTAAGAAATAAGCAGCAGGACAGAGAAGATTGAAAAATGAGCAAATCTCTGTATGATTTGTTGCAATTAGATGTCAGATACCTGCCACTAATGGAGAATCCTGCTCATCATTCTGGAGATCCGGACTACTAGCATTCTGTAACAGGAATGTAGCGTTCTCTCTGAGTCCATGAACTACAGCCAGAAACAGTGGCGTCTCCCCCTTCAGAGTACGACACTGGGCTACACCTGGAGGTGATGCTGGAACACAAACAACTAATCAACATGCAAAGAATTTAAAAAGAGTCAAACAATACAATCATGATTTTTAATCACCTCTCTACCTGAGAAGATAATCTCTAGTATCCTCTTATTCTCTTGCGCTGAAGCCTCATGGAGCGGGATCCATCCTCGTTCATCAACTCTGGACAGAGCCTCTGGTTGCCCTGCTAGTCGGTTCAGTGCATCTTCATCACCTAAACACGAGGACGGTACATTACATCAGAATTTCTGGCAAGATTAAATTATAATCTGCATCAGATTGGATGGGTTAAAGAGTTAAAACAGTTTACCCTCCTTGATTGCTTTGAAAATCTCATCAGGGTCTTCACTAGGTTTCAGATCGCTATAAAAGTAATTTGCAATGATCAACAAGAGAACAgtgtagagagaaagagacatatTTAATACTTGGTGGCGAGAGATTAACCTTGGATTCAATCCCTTGAGCTTTCTATATTCAATCAGACTTTGTTCAATGATATATTGCGTTGCCTCATCTTCATCCAAGTCGTCCTCCGATTGATAAAAGTCATCTTCTGTCTCCTTGTTCATCTGTTAGTCCAGAAAGGGTCAATGGACAAGGATCTGCACTGGGGAGACGGCCATAAAGTAAACCGCAGCCCTGAATACTAACAGGGGAAAGGGAACTACAGCACAGTGCAGTCAGTCTTATTCCTCTTGTTGAATTAGATGTCAAAACTAGTTTAGTGACACTGAAATGCACTcaacattttgaatgtattgATTCCAGTTAGCAGTCCTATATTGTTCTAGCTTTTTTCAGCTCTTAACTTTAAAGGCCGTGTGAAAGCAGAGGCTTTACGGTATTCCTCTCAGTGTGGCCAAAACCAATGCACGGAGATTCCTCCTGCATGAATGATCGCTGTGAGCATTTCTTAAATATTCATCTTAAAGTATGAGAGGAAATGTCATAAAGAAAACTTTAAACAGAATCACAAGTGCTATCAAATGACCTGTAAATACATCAACATAACATGAAAAAGCAACGGCTACAAATGATAAAGTTCAACAGGTTGTCTACACAGCAAACTCCTCACTAATCCATGTAGTTtttctatatattatttatttaatttctggTGTTTACCTTTAGTCGGATGGCTGTGTACCTTCGGTGGCTTTTACAACAGTAGTGGCAGGAGGCTCCTCAGTACGCACACATACTGCAGCTATTTATATCCCTCCCACTATAAATATCAGATCACGGGGTCTTCGCAGCCAGCACCTAGCTTTGACCCGCTGAGCACTGCAACAACTGCCACCATTCaactcacactcactcataaCACCAATatgaacattattaaaaaaacaaaaagacagcaGGCCCGTCTTTACACAGGCAGTGTGAGTATACATTTCCATATGGCCTATATTAGGttactttcttttcattttatattcagtGATCATTCATAATTAAAGCGTATGTAGTTGCTGTGCTGTTTTGTGTGCTGGAACAGTGTGTAAGACAGTATCAGCTCCCAGTGAGGAACCAAGACACAAGCAGGTGTCAAACAGAAGCAAGCGGACACTGAGAAAGTTCAAAGATCAAAGTTCCTCGTTACTAGTTTTCCTAGTTCTCATTACAAACCACCTGTTGTTCATTTtagaaagctttttttaaattaatttttttacatttggctTGTGAACACACATTTTTTCAGTACATGACTGCAAATGTGTTCGACAAGCAATGTTACATACTTACCCGGCTCCATGCCAGGAAAGGAATCTGTGAACTGCTGTAAAAACTCAAATGGCATAAGTGGAGGCTTAAATTAGTAACAGAATAAGAGTTGCTGTACACTAGGCAGATTATGTAATGTATGCCTACATGTGGAATAATCATGTTAGTTGTGTGCAGGGATCAAACAAAGGGCtgaatgtttttaacttttgttaaatgtaataaaaccaaTGCCGTGCACTCTTTTTTCCTTGTTTTGGAATCACTGCACAATCATTGcattgaaatgtgtgttttctgtttaaaagTCACAGTGCGTCTGATGCTGAAAAGCGTACCATGCACAGATCCATGTATCTCTCCATATCCACAAATCCACAGTTAAACACATACTCTGTAGTTGGTCACAAACTGATGTTATGTTTAATCTTGCATTGCGAAGGaacagataataaaaaaaaaagaaatcaaagctTTAAAAGTGTCACAGTAAAGAGTTTGAGTCTTCAACAGGTTTGTCTGATGTCAGTCATCGAGCTGGCAGAGCATGGCCACACCACGCTTGATCCAGTGTTGAGGGCGCTTGCTAGTGGGCAACAGCATAGAAATGACAAAATTTGTGGAGTGGCCTGTGGTGGAGAGGGTGCCCTTCCTCTCACTGGTCTTGTAGAGAGGGCAGACATACAACTGAGCCTGATCGATGCTCTTCTTTTCACCTGCGTGGGAGAGAAGGAAGCAAAGGGATGAGGCGGAGTCTGGCAAATTAGCAAATTTACAATAATGGGTTTGAAATAGACAGCGGAAAACATTCAGTTGGTAATGTACAAAGTCTGGTTATTTACTTACTGGGTTTTACCCAGATGATGGGCACCACGTTGAATAGGACTTTGGGATGCTGCTCAGCCAGAAATCCACTGATGACAGGGAGACAAACAATAATTAAGGTTTATCAAGTCTATTTGTACTTCCCTTTCACAATGatatttcatttgttcttttttataACCAGAGTATGAACATCTACCTTTCTTTGTCCCATCGTGCTCCATCCAGAAACATTCCATTAACGTAAACGCCATCCTCAGGCGATGTCTCTGACTCATCAATAGAAAGAACCTGTAAGataaaatcaagaaaacaaaaccacagATCACTTTACTTTTAGGGTTATGAGAAGGTCTTTGAGGTGGAGACAGAGCGAtcgcaaagtgtgtgtgtcgtctGACCTCAAAATCAAAGCCTAGCAGGTCGATGGGGACGTGGTATTTCCTGGCATAGTTCTGCATAGCCCCAGTTAGAAAGGCCTGGGTGAAGAAGAAGCCCGACAGCCAGAACACGTTGGGTTTGTTGCTGTCGTACCAATCCTACAGGCGCAAAACGTAAAAGTGAAACTATAAGTGGGgtaaaaaaaactcaacaaagctcccatataatatacacatatctcCTGTTCAACTAATTGCTCTTTACTAAGAAGTCTCACCTGCAAAAACTTGAGTCTTGAGAGAAAATCAGTAATGTAGCTGCCCAAAGGCTTGAGGCTAGGGTAAGAGCGCTTAGCCCATTTCTCTGGGACCTTTCCCACTATCAAACTGACTGCAACTGCTTCCAGCTCCGCATCCATCACCACCAAACCCTTAATGGCCTTCAACAGATTCTGCAGACTAACACGGATCGTACCACacagcctgagagagagaggggagagagagagagagagagagagagagagagagagagggagagagtcaTATAGGTGATGATGCGCTGTATGTCTTAAAGGTCTGCACTGAGCTGTTTGTCCATACGTGTTGTAGCGCTCCATCTCTTGTACGAGCACAGTGTTCATACTCTCCTCGTAGAGCACTGGGAACTTCGAGAGAGCTGCTTCTATGTCAAAATTAGCTGGAAGCTGAGGAAAATAAGCAAGTCTACTCGTTAGAAATACACAACTGAGTGCATGTAAATTAGAATCAAGGTAAAGGAAACTTCCACCTGCATGTGTTTTTCCTACCGAAAAATGAATATcgaaaatgttgaaaatgaaagGAGGTTTGATTAGTTTATACCTTAGTGAGGATGTCATTCGCTATGTCGTACAGCGTGTTGTCACTCCCAGAGCTAGCCCCTCCCTTAGCTCCTCCTCCCTGGGTGAGTAGCAGGGAATCAAACAGCAGCTTTCTCTGCTGGAGATCTTTGGAAATGTCTACATTTTCATGCATCCCAAAGACCTCTGGATGCTGGCTCAAAGGAAGCTCCTATAACACAACAAAGATATTGTTACTCAGTTGGAAGAGATTatagagaagaaaacaaatctaatatatatttctctttgttgtgtgtttttatctcaaGTGGCTTTACCTTGATAAATTCAATGTAGTCGTCATACATAGATTTAGGTGGGGCAAAGTATTCACCGCCCGGTGAGAAAGGGTAGCGAGGTTTCTCAATGATGTCCTTGTTGTAGAAGTCAGCCAAGATGGTCATCAGGAGCCTCCTGTCCCAGTCGTCTGTCACACGGCCGCCATAGTTACACTCCCCGGTCAGGTAAGTTATGGCCTCAAAGGGTACGTCTTCATATTCATTCACAAACAgctaaagaggaaaacaaatcaaatgcatttttagATTCTTGTGGTGTAGAAACATGGCCACTGAAACTCTGAATGAATACCTGTAGCTGTCTGATGCTTATACGTAGGTCAGACTCATTGAAGCCGTAGGGAATATTCCAGCCCAGTGGACCAAACTTCTTCCTCTCCTGAACAAGAGCATGGAAGAAGCACAGTCCATACAGGAGCTTCTCCCAAATCTAGTGTTGGAATTCAAGAGTCAGTCCTTCATACTGTATGATAAAGCTTTTTCAATTCTCAAATGCATGTCACATACAATATGTAAACAAGCTTCTCCACTCACCAGCGCCTTATCGGGGCAGTTATTGAAGAAGTTTGAGTCAGAAACAGGATCTGACAAGTAAGACTGCAGCAGGTTGAGTCGGAGTCCTGTCGGAGGCTCGTTGGTCATTTTCACCCCGTTCTGCAGGATGGTCACTGGAAACTGATATCATAAACATAAAGGGTGTTCTTTAAGGGCTATAATCAGAATACATTTCTGTCTTGCTGCTTAAAGTGGGTCATTTATACACATGTGCCGTATGAAATGCATTGAGCTTTACCTTGGCTGATGGGTAGCTTGTGAGCCAAAGGCGGAAGTCTGGGTGGCATGTCGATGGACTGAAGTCCTCACAGATTTTCTCCAGAGTGGACATCCAGGAAACGGCCAGATGACAATTCTGCAAACACACCCACGTCCCATTCTGCATCGCTGTCGATATCATTTTGGCAGCGATGGGTCCCTGGCCCTGCCCCAGAGAGATGGACTGAAACTTGGCACCACCCATGTTTTTGTCACTGGAAAACTTCAGTAAGCCTGCAGAGGGATGTTGTTATTTCTAGTTTTTCAGTGGAAGCTTTATATCAAACCTTGACAGTCAATGATTGGTACTGTAGGGACTTACTAGCCATGGGATCAGCTCCAGGAGACAGCACAAATACGAGCGGGATGGTGGAGTTAGAGTCCAGGTAGCTCTTACTCAGGTCAAAGGGAGTAGGCTGGACAAATCTCTTCCCCAGTGTGCCAGTCACGTATTTAGTGACAGCTGGAACTATCTTATCAGGCCTGAGACAGCGAACAATGATCATCTTCTGCAGGTCATTTAGTTTTTCACACCATGGAGCAGGCAGAGGAGTGTTGCTTGGTTCTTCGCTGTCATAAATAGATTTAAAGTCTTCTGGGCTTTCGATGAAAGCCTCTCTgtggaataaataaaacatagatTCACTCCATTCTGTTAAAGAAACAGGACAGTGTAGTTGTAGACACAAGTCATACAAAATTGAGTGAGTGCTTTTCACTTTATTCCTTGTAAGCCAGACAGTTCACTGGCTCTGCAGGTCTCATCCCAGCTCTTGTCCTGTAGCCAGCTGGGGTCGGGGTTAGCAACGGTGTTCTGCAGTCCCACTCCTCCGGTCAGAAAGAACATGAAGTCAGAGAATTCAATCTCCCCTTTTGATCTGAGTGTAAATAGAAGACGATAGCAAACATTCACATACTGTAGTATATCTTCATCTGAGCATGTGGTTAAAAGCTGAAATCAAATTGTAATGATCTATTTCATTGAACCGATATCCCCCTGGTAGCGTTTACACTTACAGGAGTAGATTgctgcagaggaggaaggaaaagaggagtTTGTCCCTCTCaaacagagagcgacagacgtTACAGTACAGGTTAAAGGTGAAGTGATCACTCAGGTATCGAAGCCTCTTCTCCAGGATCTTGGACTTGTTACTgatgaataaaagacaaaacataatAAGCTTCAGATGAACACAGACCAACTATTAAAAGGTATATAATCCTATGCTAAACGTTCATGTCAGATGTCATCGTGTGGATTTTGTTTCATTCAGAAATTCAAAATGTAGCCGAATCTTTGCTGACTGAGAAAGGGGCTCTGTCTCTCGCCACTAGTTTGTCCCATTTGGTCAAATATGTACAATGAAACAAATTGTATACAAATGCATATTTCCTGTGTGTGCAGGGCACATCTGCTGTATAGAAATATTTTCCCTTTGACTTTGTTCTCAATCATAAGCAATGTTGCATTTCTTCTGAATTTGTACTGATTGTAATAGACATTAGGGATGATTTGGAGGAAATGACGGCAGTTTAGGCGTGTGTACCATGAGCAATGACTAATCAATATGGACTGAGACAAGAACTGAGCCAAGTGAGTTGCTGTAATAAACCTCCTCTTTGTTAAATGTGTGATTCCTGTGTGAGAATGAAGTTTGTGTTAATATACAATAGATGGAGATAAAGTCATGAAGTCTCAATGTATTACTTTGTTAACACATCATGTGCATCACTCACCTGAGTTGTATAGATTTAATGTAGAGGTTGACGAACCAGCTGAGAGAGTACTGGTACATCGGGTCTATGTTGGTCAGATCAGCAATGCTGAAGAACAGGATGGAGGAATGTTTGGCAATGGCTCTGTAACCCTCTCTAGACTCTGCTATCTTGATCTCCGTCTTGTCTGCAATCTGGGAAATTGGTAAACAGTAGTAAACAAGACTACCAATGATCAGACTCGTCACATTCACAGTCTAGGTCTCATGACTTGTGCAATGTCCACACCTGCTGTTTCTTGCTAATCTCATTGGACATGATCTTTGCGGAGTCCAGAATCTGAATGGCGCTCTCATCTTCCAGGATATTTCCTTCAGACGACTGCAGTGTCTCCAGGATCTTGTCCTCGATCTCCTTTAGCTGCCTTTTATTGGCAGCTGACTGCAGGATAAGtacatttctctcctcttccagtTCTGGTCtgtagagcagagagagagcagaaacaaTGCTGTAAAGAAGTGATAAGAAGTATTTAAGTGTGTACACCAATGTGACCATTTTATAACCGCTACCTCTCCTTGGCAACCACAATCCCCAGCAGCTGATCCTCCAAGCCCTCTGGGGTGATCATGAAATTGAGCAGGGACACCTTGGTGGCCAGTTCTGGTAGGTAGTGTGGGTTCCTCAGCTTAGTGGTGATGTAGAAACGGAAATCACAGGAGAACTCAATCACACTCTCCCCTAGCTTGATGCAATCCATACCGCCtaggtaaaacaaacaaatgattgAACTTTTTCACAGTTTGActttttcattcaaatatcaATTGCCCCCTAAATAGCTATCTCACAGTCACAGCACCTTGTTTAAAGGTTTGTTTGAGCAGCAGTGGTTCCAGGGAGGGGTCCAGCTCCTCTCCTACGTTTTCCAGCAGCAAGGGTGTTCCAAATTGAATACAGTTTTCCAAAGTTCTCATGTAGTCCCCGTCTGTTAGCTTGATTACACTCAGGTTGTTGTCTTTCTCGGAATTCTTCGCCCACTTGTTGGCCTGACCCTGAGGGTCAATCATCAAGGGCCTACGTGAACACAAGCATAAGATAAGATTAATCTAAGGTTGAATTTTAAACCTTTGCTCATTTACCACaatgtgtacatacagtatattcagcAGTAAAAGATTGAACTTCAAAACTATTTTTCAGCAACACAGACTCACCATCTACGTGAATTACTGACAATGACCCCGTTGTCGATGGAGAAAGAGTCACTGGGAAGGCCTGCGATGTTCCAAGCCCTGATCTTAATGGGATCTCCCAGAGTCTTACTGAGAGAGAAGTCATCTGCTGATGGGATGTTCTTAGACTAAATATATCAAGGTAGGTGAAAAGAAAGATAATAAGCAATTTAACATGTCAAAGAAAGTCAGAATAAAGAACGGGAGGACTGTTACTTGGCAGAGTTTGGTCCATGACTTAGTGCAGTCCTGTCTGAAGCCAGCAGTGAACGCCCCCAGATATGCGATGACACCAGCGGAGATGAGAACATCTCCAGTCAGGTTGTCATACGTGCTCTGCAGGCCATCTGCTGCTTTAGACCATCTAAAGACAAATTCATTTTTATCAGTATTATATGGTAATTAGCTTAATTGTaaataatatttgaaataacaaacaatacaatatttatgtACATCATCTTGGAAATTGGCTTATTTACATAATCAATGCATAActaagatgtatttattttaatcacagtatatatatatatatatatatatatatattacttgtgTTTTAATCATAAGAGAATATGGAGTATatagaagaaagaagaaaaggtaTTACTATTACATTAGTGTATGAGTAAGTAGGTCTGTTAGTGAAGAAGCTTAAGAGAGTCTCTACAACACTTCCTGACCTGGTCTTCTCTCCGCCCAGAccaccgatgagtttctcagcccTCTCCAACTTCCTGGCGCACAAATC
This window of the Cottoperca gobio chromosome 7, fCotGob3.1, whole genome shotgun sequence genome carries:
- the asb14b gene encoding dynein heavy chain 12, axonemal isoform X1, producing the protein MNKETEDDFYQSEDDLDEDEATQYIIEQSLIEYRKLKGLNPSDLKPSEDPDEIFKAIKEGDEDALNRLAGQPEALSRVDERGWIPLHEASAQENKRILEIIFSASPPGVAQCRTLKGETPLFLAVVHGLRENATFLLQNASSPDLQNDEQDSPLVAAILNDQYDLATLLLRYRAKVDQAGPLNRTALHESAFLGLENFVYLLLESGANPNACDVKKKTPLALAAQNGHLNVVEVLLEKGAHVWCESESGPVLFDAAASGNPDMISLLLEHGADPNIPLYNGHMPIHRVAYHGHILALEHLIPVTRLDAVKEGGMSPLHSAAAGGHAQCVEMLLKADYDPNFMLHPRVRCNYDDERRSALFFAVSNNDLQCARLLLEAGAMVNQDPINCLQVALRQGNYELINMLLKFGANVNYYSRVNTTHFPSALQYAFKDEVMLRMILNHGYDVKRCFDCPYGDSSHDYAPWTTSIIKDLVFCEVITVSWLKHLSAQVVRMMLDYTDHVSFCTKLKEALEEQKQWQEICHIQRNPRGLKHLCRLRIRQHLSHLRLRSPVFISFLPLPPRLKDYIRYKEYDVYSRGSMVNP
- the asb14b gene encoding dynein heavy chain 12, axonemal isoform X2 — protein: MISLLLEHGADPNIPLYNGHMPIHRVAYHGHILALEHLIPVTRLDAVKEGGMSPLHSAAAGGHAQCVEMLLKADYDPNFMLHPRVRCNYDDERRSALFFAVSNNDLQCARLLLEAGAMVNQDPINCLQVALRQGNYELINMLLKFGANVNYYSRVNTTHFPSALQYAFKDEVMLRMILNHGYDVKRCFDCPYGDSSHDYAPWTTSIIKDLVFCEVITVSWLKHLSAQVVRMMLDYTDHVSFCTKLKEALEEQKQWQEICHIQRNPRGLKHLCRLRIRQHLSHLRLRSPVFISFLPLPPRLKDYIRYKEYDVYSRGSMVNP